Sequence from the Rhinatrema bivittatum chromosome 6, aRhiBiv1.1, whole genome shotgun sequence genome:
GAGACTAGATATCAGGACATAAGATTTGCCACActaagtcagaccaaaggtccatcaagcccagtatcctgtttctaacagtggccaatccaagtcacaagtacctggcaagatcccaaaaggtcaatagattccaggctgcttatcccagagttaagcagtagatttctgcaacttcaccttcataatgatttatggacttttcctccaggaacttgtccaaaccttttttaaacccagctacactaacatctttcaccacttcctctggcaatgaattgcagagcttaattatgcagtgagtaaaaaaatattttttcttattagttgtaaatgtttaacctagtaacttcattgtgtgttccctagtctttgtatgctttgaaagagtaaataaccaattaatatttactcattccacttttctttttattttatagacctctatcatatctccccttagctgtctcttctccagcctgaaaagccttaatctctttagcttttcctcatagggaatcattccatctcctttatctttttggcttttatggccaagtcccaaagtGAAGctcgtcaagcagcattgtctgccttatcaagaaggcttctcacccagtaaaaatattgctagcagtaatttatgggtttgatagttgtttggttttgattgattgtaaatattactattcttatcataaagcttgggaataactgcatggagcggcagttactacccttgaaagaaacatgggggtaacctgcacggtgaggtagatactaccataagaagcttgttgtgcagactggatggaccatcttgtccttttctgccaccatttctatgttattatggttgcccttctctgtaccttttctaattttgctataccttttttttttttgatgtggtgaccagaactgcacacaatactcaagatgatgtcagacgatggagcgatacagaggcactatggtattctttgttttattctccattcctttcctaataatttctatcaTTCTATTTGCACCCCCATCAACAAATATGACAAGAAAGGGAAGGCTCGCCCTCAAGCTGCAGAACATTGCAGGAACACcgacaatgatgcctagatccctttcctgaatggcgactcctaatgtggaaccttggcATCATTGTGGGTGTTCCTGCGATGTTCTGCAGCTTGAGGGTGAGCCTCCCCTCTGATGTCATATTCGTTGATGGGGGTGGGCCAGATTTAGTCCCTGgttctgaaggcacccaaaaactAGGAATGGCcatgctgctctctgatttctggGGGCAAACCTTCCCCATCCTCGATCCTCTGCTCATGGggaccataatcttaaatctggcaGACTGACAGGTAGCAATACAAATATCAGTGCATGCATAGAAGCTAAAGACAGGAGGAGGAAGTGAAGCATAAACAGATGGGTATGTCAAACTTGTCATATCATGCTTGTAAGCAGATCAGTCAGAAGAATAgaggaaaaagagagggagagtggCCATCCttgcatattattattttttctcttacttttcttATTGTCCTTGATTTACTGttctatttattacaatgttttgCCCTGACTACAATGCTGTCCTACAGTTTTCCCTTTCTAGCAAAAATGACATAGAAGCTGGTGGCACCTTATGAAATAATACATTCTTGAGGCGTGAGCTTTCCAGAATAAGAGTTTGCTTCATCGGTTGCATCTTAGAGGTCAAAACAGCACAGGATGCTGCTGGGATCAGAAGGAATGCACCATGCTCCCAGAAGCAATGGGACTtttgtcaagggggggggggggggggggggggagagaggtccAAGTGGAGGAGAAAAATTGCATTAGGAGTTGCAGGTTGGTTGGGGCTTAGGAAGGGGTTGTCAGCCCTGGTGTTTTTTTTAGGAaattgtggtggggggagggcttCTTGGCTGCTATGGACCTCAACATTTTGTATTCttttggtggggagggagggatcagGATCTATACCCAACATAATATACTGTTTACTGATTTTAGGGGCTAGGGAATTGGGTCTACTGGCCTggaaggattttcttttttgctacttaactggctatgttttGAATGTAGCCAAATACAGTTAAATTATCAAGATACACATACCTGGATAATTTTAGTACTGCTTTCAGGCAcatccagagttagctggataaattatccagctaattctgaatgTCGGAACTAACCAGGTACGTTATCTGCTAACTTAACTCCAACGTGCCCAGAATGCCTTCagcttatctggatacattttacctgggtattgacttacccaggtaaaatgtATCTGCTTCAAGGCACCAGAAATTTTAATCTTAGGTTTTGTCTAGTTAACTCAAGAGATACCCAGACAAACCCCTTTGTTCATAAGATACATCCAGCTTCTGAGACATTTCTTTCTACTGCAGACTAGCAAGGTTCCCCTGCTGAAAGTTTAATACTTTCTAGGTAATGTTACATTTAGAAATAGCTCATAAGTCAGAATCAGATGTTTGTTTATATTATTAACAAAAAGTTTGAACGAGAGAGGTCAGATCTTCTTATTGCTATGAAAGTTATGCTTTTCTCTTTCCATGTAtgggcttcatttttttttcaggcattgCTGTTATATCCTTATTTAAGAAAATTGCTTATGTGTATTAATATTAATGACCTCAGTAAACAAAAAGGTTCACTGCCTCTGCCTCCCTTGCCTCTGCAGGAGGTCCTCAGATAGCTAGGTCACTGGGCTTGGCTCTGGTGCAGTGGTTGCTGTCTCTGTTTGCACTTAAATGTTGCTCCCTCAGAAACTGACTCCTGTGGTCTTTTTTACTGCTGCTCTGCTTTCTAGCACCCTGTTCTCCAACCTGTttctccttctgctgctgctgctgctgctgatgggcACTGTGGCTGGGGTCAGGCTGCAGGAGAAGCTCGCCAATGTCCGGATCGTCTGACAGTCCATATTCCAGGGCAGGGCTGTGCTCCTTGGACCCTTTTGTGGGACAGGAGGAGTGCCGGGGAATAAAACGAGTTTCCGCGTCGGAGGGAGTCTTGGGGTTTGGCCACTGTTTGTACCGAGGGGAGAGGCCTTGCCTGCACTTGGTGCTGCCCAGGTAATACATCTCAATCAGATTGAGCAGCAGAGAGAGGCAGGCAACCCCTAACATGAAGATGATGAAGATGGTTTTCTCAGTGGGACGGGAGATGTAGCAGTTCACGGTGTTGGGACAAGGCCAACGGCTGCACGTGTACAAGGGTTTCAGCTCAAAGCCATAGAGGTAGTATTGAGCCACAATGAAACCCACCTCAAACAGGCTTTTGAAGATGATGTTGAAAACATAGGTCCTGAGAATGGCACCCCGCATACGGATTTTGCCTTGATCATCTGTGGCTTTACTTTGCAGTGGCTGCGGCTGCTTGTCCAGTGGGGGCAGTCTCTTGCTCTGCTTCTCATGCACACGCACCAAATGCAGGACGTGTCCCAGGTAGATGAGGGTTGGCGTGGACACAAAGATGATCTGTAGCACCCAAAATCGGATATGTGAGATAGGGAAGGTTTTGTCGTAGCACACATTCTGACAGCCCGGCTGCTTTGTGTCACAGGAGAACCCAGACTGTTCATCTCCCCAGACTTTCTCTGCAGCAGTTCCCAAAACCAAGATCCGGAAAATAAACAACACAGTAAGCCAGACCTTCCCCACCACAGTGGAGTGCTCCTGCACCCTTTCCAGAAGTTTCCCTAGGAGATTCCAGTCTCCCATTAGTGCAGCTGCATCTCACCCTAGGGAAGAGAAGGACAAACCAGTACCATGAGATAATGACATCCAttctggcaggcataactatAATAATAACTTGACTCAGACCTTAACTCAGTACCAACGAACAATGCTACAATAATATATAATACGTTAGGTTTGCAAAATTTTCAATAATGAAAGACAGTTCCAATTTACAGCTCTGAAGAATATTATAGGTGGTtaagtgactctcataccatcccgcaaACTTTTTGGCATCTCTGCTCTCGTCGcattagggatcatctttaatcattggtcactgctTAACctgtatttttggttttttgtttgaatttttcttttgtttgtgatTAAAATTTATCTTTTCAGAAATCTAAACATTACCGAAGACGCTCTAGCAtatatacacagtcagaggagttcctgaagcagcacaggacgcgAAACGTGCACGTCGAACTATACTCTGCACTGCACTCTGAATTACCTGGAAGGGTTGCACCCTCCATGAACTGAGATCCTCGAAAGGAAAGTATTTTTGCCTTAAATATtttattcaaaagaaaaattcaaacaaaaaacaaaaaaacaaaaaatacaggttaagtagtgaccaatgattaaagatgatccctaatgCGACTTGAGAGCAGAGATGCCAAAATGTttgcgggatggtatgagagtcacttaACCACCTATAATATTCTTCAGAGCTGTAAATCGGAACTGTCTTTCATTATTGAAAAATTTTTGAAACCTAAGGCATAACtataaatcataaaaggactGGAAGGATAACAAAAGCTTATCTAATTATTCCTTCTGCTCTTAGGCAGGATCCCTCTGATGCATGTTAGTAAAACCTCCTCTGCCCACCTAGGTAACCTGGGACTTGATCATTTCAGCAATGGAAAGAACTGCATAATGTTTAACCCAGCAGTTCTCAAACCGGGGATCTAAAGACAACGATAGGATTTAAAAAGGGACAATTAAAGGAGGGTTGTAGGATGGAGGAAACACGATGGTCTGACAGAACCCACCCATCCCCACAGCAGCCAGAGCAGCAGCATCACAGGGCCACACGGCGCATACTTCTGTTCCCATGA
This genomic interval carries:
- the LOC115094305 gene encoding gap junction alpha-3 protein-like translates to MGDWNLLGKLLERVQEHSTVVGKVWLTVLFIFRILVLGTAAEKVWGDEQSGFSCDTKQPGCQNVCYDKTFPISHIRFWVLQIIFVSTPTLIYLGHVLHLVRVHEKQSKRLPPLDKQPQPLQSKATDDQGKIRMRGAILRTYVFNIIFKSLFEVGFIVAQYYLYGFELKPLYTCSRWPCPNTVNCYISRPTEKTIFIIFMLGVACLSLLLNLIEMYYLGSTKCRQGLSPRYKQWPNPKTPSDAETRFIPRHSSCPTKGSKEHSPALEYGLSDDPDIGELLLQPDPSHSAHQQQQQQQKEKQVGEQGARKQSSSKKDHRSQFLREQHLSANRDSNHCTRAKPSDLAI